The Mercurialis annua linkage group LG7, ddMerAnnu1.2, whole genome shotgun sequence genome includes the window TGAGGAGCTCAGCTCCTCATGTGAGAAGTCGTTGCTCttctagaaatttaaaaaaaatattttaattattattattgaatttaattaatttttttgactatGGAGAAAATggttatttatataatttataacattaaagaatatttagattattgataaatataaaagatctattttgaatattatttaaataaaaaaagttcaatctAATGATTCAGGatgtaatttaaaactaaaaattcaaaataggataaattgaaaaaaatgacacgtcagggtgaaattgaaaatcaaaacaaaaattagagttttttttagtttattagctaaataataatgattttttttaccaCAACAATATACGTGGCTCTTCCAGCTACATTAAAAGTGTGACAATTAAAATGTAACCAACACTGCCGGCACATTAATTTTCTTTGTAAAAACTATTTGTAGATCTGGCACATTATTTAATGTTTTCTTTAtagtattttcttttgaaagatTTTCTTCAtagtacaaattaaaaaaaatagtgaagTATTTTTAGTGTGGCTATGATACACGTCTTTCCAATTATTGGCAAACTTCACTTTAGTAGATATAAAAAAGGACGGATACGCCTACCGACCGGCTAAAAGAGGACACCTTTTTGAAAGAGAGGTCTGAATTGGTAACCGAAAATTAAAGAATATCAAGATAAGGATAAAATTGGAACTTTTTTATGAAAGggttaatgtcttaaaaacacCCCACTTTTTAGCCTTTATCTAatcttttttttgatgaatgtaaaatttaataacacGAGAAGTGGCAAACGCTCCCAACTACAAGAGTTTTCGCACAAAACTGACACGAGGCACACTAGAGTCTACGACTCGAGAGAGGAAAAACAATCAATGGAAAAGAATACAATCCGGATTCCTAATGAAATCCATTCCCGAATATGGGAAGCTAGTTACATTACAACTAACGTAAAAACAAGCTGAGATGAAGTTTCTAAACACTAGAGCTTCAATGCCTGTTGATTTTTGATCAAAAAATTTTCGGTTTCTGCTTTTCCATAACTCCCAAAtattagtgatatgcactaggtcaatcatgtttgaccgtgttttgactttatcattttgtcaTTTATTGATtgacagtttttatcattttatattaatgattaaaatacttgaatgttaattctttctaaggtcatcaagtatgtgacttgatagtagaacccttaggtttaataaaagaattatataccatctatccctaatCTTAATaaaacattgagactagtatgatgttgactgatgattatgttttactaatcatgtatatgagatattaagtcaaatcatatgtgctatttgagaaataaggcactggatgacccactgtgagaatactacatagatcactgtcataagtattTCTCATTACAGtactattagtataatcctttgatcTTGAAATCATCATAGATTTCTACATaactatttaatattttgatacagtcttacattatctttaacaggataatggaatagattgtcattgaatatgaaagtaactatgtgagaaatgtgagtgactgagaaggaatttgtccctcatttatttgagtaaaatatctatgggccccttgaagaagatagactaaaggaaatgcatggccatgctaaatgaattgataaagagttatcattttcagtctacttagagtcaagaaactaatgattgaatattataaggatgacagaactatgccttatattcaatctggatatcgagagacaaagggattaaaatattattgtaaaaggttaaatcagattatcgatattcgtataatttgggtagtcataatgtcttgctagaggccacttatgacttgtgggcagAAATAGAGATTTCGAGTCTACTgtcaacgttatatgaacctacaggatcgcacactaagaacaggccaaaaacagttatgggttgtacaagcccaatgtgattaagtgattaattatatatatatatatatatatatatatatattaataaatatatatattaattcgaaatttaaggataagtgttttccttaatttattatttttttttgaagataataaatatagtaattaatatatatggatgattatcaaaaaggagtttttgataaacataaacttgtagaattgcaatgagattgaaattcgaatttgtctcaaaccctaatgttgttgtatcactataaatacacattaagcaattggtttgagaatcacgaaattcattattcactaaatcactaaaattcgaaattgcttgtgaagcaatagtgctagcacacaagcactagttttggctaaggtctgttcgtgtggatactcgtagaggacgcgttcttttggaggcgtttctgatccgaggccaggtatcaccaaagtgaaccacctccttccttcctacattgctgttgaattcgacatacaagtaagtacttattctgttaattcgaattacatggatcttggtttgggtttttagataaatttttgaaattccgctgcgttatgaacctagaaaacccagaAAGTAATGTCCCAAAGTGAATACCAAAGTTTTGGACTCGAACATCTAGGAATGAGAGAGTCCATTGGAGAAGGAATTCATCAATCTTATTTGGCATAACAGATGAAATACCAACCTTCCTCAAAATATTATTCCAAACTGATGAGGCAAAGGAACAATGCATAAGGATATGATTCTGGGTTTCCGGTTCCTTACACAGCGAGCAAAGTCTGTTTGCATCCGAGACGATGTTCCTGTGATTAAGATAGATCAAAGAGGAGACGCAATCATGTAATGCTAACCAGATAAAGAAACGAATCCTTGGAGGACAGAAGGAGGACCAGGCTGTGCAGAATGAAGACGTGACAGGTGAAGTAACAGATCTGTTAATTATTGTAGCAGATAATGGAAGTTGCAAATTAGCAGTCCTAGTTAATTTGCAAAAACTTCCAGCTGAATACACACCACCATGTTTAATCCAGCAAACCAAATCTTGTTCTGGAGATAAAATAATCAAACGCAGGTGAGAGAGCATAGAATCGAGCTCTCTTTTTTCATTCAATCGTAACCTGCGACGCCAACTCTATTCACTGTTAAATATATCAGAGATAGAAGCTTCTTTTTGTCTTGACAGATTAAAGAGGCGAGGGAAAAGATCCTTCATAATACCATTATCAACCCAGCGATCAGACCAAAACGAGATTGAGAGGCGATTATTTACTTTAAACTTAATATTCGACAAGCTACAACGACCATTGCGAAGAGTCGGTACAGCAGCTTCTCCGAATACCCTTCCAAACATATATTTTGACGTTAAAAACTGattaattttactctattttgtaTTATCtcgttttaattgtaccctttaacaataaattgacattttttttactTGAATAAAGTTCAAAAAAGTTTtcaaaaaggtcaatttaatacaaaaaggGTAAATTTAAAGaactttttgaactttttttaaatataaaaaggtcaatttaatgcttaaagatataattgaaatgaaaaaatgcaaaatatagtaaaattgaTCAGTTTTCAAGTAGGATTGAAAAGAGACTAAAAGGTCGGatgtttttaagacattaggctttatgaaaatatattatatatagataaatacttattaaatattttataatttttttttatcagaataCGCTTTTGGTAGattaatagtaatatttttaaaacatttttaatagatttttgaTAGATTATTAAGAGCAcgtattcaaaaaaaaaaacaatatatttttttataactaggGAGGGGAACATTTGTGCGAGAATTTGAATCCACTACTTAACAACTTGTAGCCCAATGCTACCATTTAAATAATGTATTTAGATGTTTAGATTGTTATGTTAAAATACTTCAATCGATCCGATTTTAGATCGTTTAGCCTTGTACTGTTTGCAGTTgtgcttaatatattatttattcaaaaacaaaacaacctattccattaaaaaaatataaaaagcatatttaaaaaaataattatgcaaTTTCCTCAATGAAATTTCTGACAATTCAATTTTGAAGCTGCGGCAGGCCAGCCTTTTGCTAGCATATTATTGTTCCTCCATGTGTTAAGTTCTTTTTTTCCTTCAGGCATCCTTGGACAATAGTATTCATATACTCTTGATTTTTTTGGCCGATCGGTTAATTATTATGACTGATAATTCTCTTTATAATCTTCGCAATGTGGTGGAAATTCAAACTCATTTACTCATTCATTGTGATTTTACAGGGACGTGCTTTGGAAACCTAATTTGCGTTGGATATTGTCTTGTtcatttgacaattttttttaagttgctAAGTTAATATCATTCTGGGATGTGCTTATGCGAACCTTTGACAAATTTtatggtttattattattatgaaatttataagagcggaaataaaaaaattagcgacaaaattcaaataaaaaaaagttattttcagtTGTTTTGAAAGGCGGTTTTTTATTTCAAGAGTTGCAATTAATTATTTTCCTTGCCCGGCTTTGGAATTTTTCAAACATCCGAATTGTATTGATTTACTTTGTATTTTATCTCTCTTCTCAAAACTGTAACAATAAATGTGTGAGGCAAACTCTAAATACCAAATATAACCTCCAAATAATAGGGGTCAAGATCGGCCAGTTAGGAAATAAGTTTCATCGTTGCAAGGGAAACAGCCTGAATCACCGGCTAAGGTCCTTAAATGGTCACTCAGTGATAAAGGAGGTAGTGGTGCAGAGAGAACCAAAAGGTTTACCTAGAACAGCCACCCCTAAAAGAGAGCGTAATATATAGCTCACTGTTCGAGCGCTCTTGCCCTGAAAATAAACAGGATTGACAACTTTTGTAGCTATATAATATAAGAGCATACTATTTTGAAGCACCTCACTTATGTCATAATTTACACTTTCATCCCttctatttgaaaaacaaataatatagtcttttatttattttttcgtCAACAAAGTTCTTACATCAATTTTTAGTGTAGGCCAACTCATTCAAAGgactaaatcaaaaaaaaaatttgatttaagttttaaatttatattattaatatatctaaaaaaaatcatgttATTGTGAGATTTTGTAAGTTCAcaacttatatttaatttttaatatatatttatcttttgattttttgaaaaaaatattttatttaagttataaatttttattagtttaaaaaattaaatgaagttaaaaaaattagaaaaaattaatgaaaaagagTAAGTATTAAAcaaattgaatttattaagctattaaatttcataaaattaaattttttatttatatttgtatcaaaaataagtttaatgattaaattaaaattaaaatttttagttATGTTCTTAAACTCAATTGACTAACAACAAAAATAGACGGGAAGACTAAATCGCATGATGAAAAAGAAGACCATATCGTTTGATGTTCAAACCGAATGAACGAAAGTGTAAATTAGAATACATGTGAGAagattcaaaataatttattcttaatGTAATCATTATTCACattcatgaaaaaaaaatcattattcaTCGAATAATATATGAAATAGAAAAACCTAAAATCGATGAAAATAAATTGGGCAACCAGAACCAAAACATGTCTTCTATATAAATAAGGTAAAGCCCCTCCCAAAATGAACTCACACACATGAAAGAAAGAGATTTtgatcaaaaataaaataaaagagaaagaTAAGTCATTATGGCTACAAAACCAGGAGTCCTCACTGACTGGCCATGGAAATCTCTTGGAAACTTCAAGGTATATATCCACCAAGTATAggggaaaaaaatatttattcagatgggcaaatgtttttttttttccgagTTATACGCTGTTCGACTATTATTTAGACTAAACTAGGCTCCATTGTTTTGAAAAAGTTATGCAgtcatttttaaagaattattcAGCACACGTCggtatcaaatattttaaaatcggAATGCGGCGGCTGTCCCATTTTGCGCCATCCTAGTTCCGCCATAGTAATCCGTCAATTGATTATTCATATGCAATGCATGTAAAGATTAATGATTTTGTTTTTGCAGTATATGATTCTGGCTCCATGGGTGGTTCATAGCATATACTCATTCATAGTAAGAAGTGAAAATGAGAGGGATTTCACAAACTTCCTCATATTCCCATCTATTCTTTTTAGATTCTTACATAACCAGATTTGGATTTCTGTTTCTCGTTATCAAACTGCTAAAGGCAACAAAAGGATCGTTGATAAGCCCATTGAGTTTCACCAAGTTGACAGAGAAACCAACTGGTTTGTATATATAACTCAACCTAGTTATTTAGGGTTTGTTAATTACCTAAGTTTCCACCTACTATATGATATCCATATTTtagtttctatttttatatGTGGTTGGACTTTATTATTTCCATATAAAGTATACTATCAATTGTTAATCAACTTCAATTATAGACCATCTCGGATTTCACGTTCACGTTCACATTCACATTCACATATCGATGGCAATGGAGAGGTGATTTTCCGATCCCATGGGAACCCGCCCCTAATGGAACGGAAAGTTCCTACCAATTGCCTCAATGGATACGGAAATGGGGGGAGATTATTCCGGagattataaaatcaaattaacttattaaaactaattgaaaaagcataataaaacttaaatagaactaaatttaaattaaataattattttaatgaacttcataatattaatttaatttttttttaattaattcacaTTTTATCTCGGGATTTTATTATTCTGAAAAACAACTCGTCCCAAATTTTTAAACTCTGCAATTCTTCACTCCCGCTACCATCCTCTCGCACTCCGAACACCACGAAGAGCAAATCCGTCTTCTCCAAGACAAATCTGCTGCAAATTCATCTTCTCCATGCTTGGAGAAAACAAATCTTCTCTTCGTGATAGTCGGAGTGAAGAATTGCAGAGTAGTAGTTAGAATGGTGGTCAGAGTGCGAGATGACGGTAGCGGGAGTGAAAAATTGCAAATTCTCAAATTTTGGGACGAATTTTATTTCGCAATAATAAAATCtcgagataaaataaaaattaattaaaaaattaaattaatattaaaaatttatttaatttaaatttaactttatttaaattaattacgattttaaattagttttaataagttaacttaattttataataatatatatagattttatattaatataattagttGATTTGATTTAAAGATTGAATTTAATTTTGGCTGGATTTATTTTATGGTTGGCCATGTGATTTGGTTGGATTATGAGAATTGTCACGTCAGCAATTCGCTGAGTTGGCAGAGACGTGGTTGACATGTTGTCAAAAACTCTGTtcgattcaaaaaaaaaacaatggctaaaaaggtaccAAAAAATGCTAAAACGGGTTAAATGGGCTGATTATTAAGTTTGGATATGACTGACAAAATCCGTAaaagtttgttatttttttggtGACTAAGCCTTTTTTAAAAAAGGCAAGGGTATTTTATATCACAATTTTGtccaatttatcaaatatatgtcTAATTTAGAAAATTGATAGATCAAAGTGATCAAATCAATTTttagatatatatttgataaaatgatcAAAATTGTGCATATAAAAAGATATTTCGCCTTAAAACAGTTGCACATTCGATTATCATAAAAGCATATAACTAAACTAATTTCGAAAAATTAGATAAAGTTTAAGCGAGTTGGGCGAATTGAAGTAGGTTTACTGTTTGGTTGAATTTTAGCTTAAAATTTAACATGAAATGAAATGAATATTAGAGTATAATTCTTGGGGACTTAAAcatcaatttgtttttgaatttgttccatggagttcattaatttttatcaattaatctATGCttctttcaaataaattaaaagatagcAGACCAAGTATAAATTGTGTGAATTTACAGGGATGACCAGATAATAATGTACGGAATACTGACGTATTGTGGGATTATGTTAGTTCCATGGTCATCAAAGATTCCAATATGGAGAACAGATGGAATAGTATTAACAATGCTACTTCATGCTGGTCCTGTCGAGTTTCTCTATTACTGGTTCCATAGAGCTCTTCATCACCATTACCTCTATTCTCGTTATCATTCTCATCATCATTCCTCTATTGTCACTCAGCCGATTACATGTAAGCGTCAATTTTCTATACTGAAACCGACAAATCGATCCGACTACTGCTCGTCTGGGCACTTACCAAGACGGAATTTATTTcggatatttttaattattgtttaattagtcGCCGGAAAATATGGTGGCTTGCAAAAAAGGATGGTCAGAAAATAGTGTTGAGTTAGAGTGTTAtgagttaaattattttttacttttttaatttataattaaaactctatattaaaaaaatacaaaaaaattctcTATATTCTCagttaatattaatttgatatatataatattaatttgatatatatagttttttcttttttttaattattatgaattaacttaaaatgttaaaaaaagtttggaccattttaaattttttgcaatcAAAAACCACTTCACTCTCTTGGGTGAGAGTAGGAGGGGGGGTTTTTGACCCGATTTTGCCAAATTTAAGGTAAAAGTGATTATTGTTTActaattttgatgtttttaatactttgtgcgaagttgagggggtaaagtgatcctttgttcattaagAAATTGGACCGAAGACAATACAATCAAAACACCAGAGATTGATtcgatttattttaaaactaaaagttCGATGGAATCGGGTTGGATATGTCGAACAGGTGATTGACCCAATAGAATCGGCAACGATTCGACCGATTAAATTCTTATctatatttagattttatttctaAAGAATATAATCGGTTCAGCCACcaattcgatttttaaaacaacgCACATAAGcaccatatttttttttgatgtaCTAATACTATGTTTGCGTTTCAGCTGTAATCCATCCATTCGCTGAAGTGATGGTGTATTTAATGCTTTTTGCAATACCACCATCAGCTGCGATATTGAGTGGAAGAGCCTCACTGGTAGCTCTTTTTGGTTACCtgttttatgttgattttatgaACAATATGGGACATTGCAATTTTGAGATCATCCCACAATTCACCTTCTCTATATTTCCTCCTCTCAAATACATCATCTACACACCCTCGTAAGTCATATATATATCATcattaactattttattttatgctcataatattaaattgagttctaattaaaattgaagTGGTTTCACAAATTgtgatatttttgaatttagacATTAGTCTTAATAATGGTCAAATGTATAATTTCGACTCTCAtgttcagtttaatttttaacttaaatcttaataattttgttttattttaaagtgaAACGCAAGTTTCTATAATGATATGGATTACTCTTTAacagtttttttaatattatctctGCTCATGCGGTGACACATAcgtgaaattttataaaataagtacATGAAtggtttattttgatttggAAACTGAAtattactataaaaatatataaattggaATTAATATCATATGTATGCCACGCAATATTCTCCACTTCAACATGAGTAACGGCGAAAAGGAGAAttcattttgtcattttttttttggtacaaaagAAGAGGCAAAAGCCTAAAACAAACAGCCACTAATTGGGCACGTTGCGATCATACGAGATGCCTTGAGCATCATGATTAAGCCATTGCAGCAGACTAGGAGGCGGGGCATTATGCCAATCAATACCAACTGTGTTATCCGACATTAGAGAAGCTAGGTGATCCGCTGCTCTATTCCCCTCCCTGTAAACATGGAAAATTTGAACCTTCCAGTTCCTTTTTAACAGATCCTTTATGGCAGCAAGCAGATTAGAATAGCCCGCTGCTTCATCCGAACCCGAAATGATCTTCTCCACAACCTGCTTGTTATCGACTTCCAAAACCACCTTAGCAGCTCCCAGCTTCCATCCTAGAAGCAGACCATAATAAACGCCTCTAAACTCGGCCCCAATAACAGAGTCAACTCCACAACACAACGCAAAACTCCCAAGCCATTTACCTGTCTCATCCCTTGCTAGACCTCCAGCTTTAGCAACACCACTAGAGTGATTAAAAGAGCCGTCCGTATTTATCTTGATCCATCCCGTAGGCGGATAACTCCAACCAATAGAGACGTTCATATACTCTCTTTGCACAGCTCCTTGATTCTTCCTGCTATCCATCGCCACTAAAATATACTGCATCTTATTCTGAATCTCATTTAGAACTGTAGCAATCGGGACAATGCTTTCGTCAAAAATCACTCGGTTCCTCCAGTTCCAAATACTCCACAATGTAACTCCGAAAAGGCAAACCCAATCGTTTTTTCCATTGCCGTTGAAAGTACCCAACAAATTCATCTCCAGCCAATCTTTCAGCTGCATTGAAAAGAAAACGTTGCTTCTCTCCGATATAAGAATTCTTCTCCAAAGCATTTTAGAATTGTCATTTTTAAATAACGTTAGTTACTACTTTCAACAAATAAAACCATTAAGATCCACACTAACACATGTATAATGTAAATGTTGTGAACAGGTATCATTCACTGCATCACACACAATTTCGGACTAATTATTCATTATTCATGCCATTTTATGACTACATCTACGATACTATTGACAAATCAAGCGACTCTTTGTATGAAACTTCACTTGAAAAGCCTCAAGAATTCCCAACTCTTGTTCATTTAACCCACTTCACAACTCCTGCCTCCATTTACCATCTCCGGCTAGGGTTTGCATCCTTCGCTTCGAGGCCGTTAACTTGTACTCCAAGCTATGTCGCCATTTTGAGCCCGTTTACTTACTTATTTATGGTATTAGCAAGCTTCTTTGGCCGCGTCTTCGTCTCCGAGAGGAACATCCTCAACAATGTTGTATCACAAACTTGGATCATTCCAAGATACAAAACACAGGTTATTTAATTTCACATTCATATAAGTTTTATTAGCAGCAATATgtcaatttaataaatatacatttatgtaataattttaatatttttaacggTAAATATTCTTAACGCCACTTATAGTATTCGTAGTAGTGAATACTTATATAAAATGTGTTATTATTATATTGTATATACacaaatttaacaaataaataatatctcATTTGATTTTGTAGTACTTACGAAAACGGGAAAGCAGAGTTAACAACCGATATATTGAAGAAGCTATACTGGAAGCAGATGCAATGGGCTGTAAAGTGCTGAGCTTTGGGCTTCTAAATCAGGCAAGTATACatatattttctttataaattgaCGGCAAGTGTTATAGCGttgtaactcaaatggtataagcattAGCAATTCCTCTAACAAGATCGTGGATTCAATTCCTCTAACAAGCGTTTTCCCCTCTTTCATTCTCAAATGTATATTGTGTCATTTTAaagctttaatcactaaaatttataattttttttttctaatatttacGAATTTTCCAGTCCTTCTTTAAATGACTTGCTTGGTAGTGTAGGGAGAAGAACTGAATAGATATGGAGAAGTGTTTGTGGAAAAACATCCAAAGCTGAAGCTAAAATTGGTGGATGGGAGTAGCTTAGCTGCAGCTGTTGTCATCAA containing:
- the LOC126655988 gene encoding very-long-chain aldehyde decarbonylase CER1-like, whose translation is MATKPGVLTDWPWKSLGNFKYMILAPWVVHSIYSFIVRSENERDFTNFLIFPSILFRFLHNQIWISVSRYQTAKGNKRIVDKPIEFHQVDRETNWDDQIIMYGILTYCGIMLVPWSSKIPIWRTDGIVLTMLLHAGPVEFLYYWFHRALHHHYLYSRYHSHHHSSIVTQPITSVIHPFAEVMVYLMLFAIPPSAAILSGRASLVALFGYLFYVDFMNNMGHCNFEIIPQFTFSIFPPLKYIIYTPSYHSLHHTQFRTNYSLFMPFYDYIYDTIDKSSDSLYETSLEKPQEFPTLVHLTHFTTPASIYHLRLGFASFASRPLTCTPSYVAILSPFTYLFMVLASFFGRVFVSERNILNNVVSQTWIIPRYKTQYLRKRESRVNNRYIEEAILEADAMGCKVLSFGLLNQGEELNRYGEVFVEKHPKLKLKLVDGSSLAAAVVINSIPKGTAQILIGGKLTKVAKAVASALCNKGIQIVVLNEEEHRLQTELVDISKQYEQKIWLIGDDVTENEQLKAPKGTLFIPFTQFPPKRVRKDCFYHVTPAMLTPHSLQNLDSCEVSELHLLFPNWFYYFIKDKL